A genomic stretch from Achromobacter spanius includes:
- a CDS encoding ABC transporter substrate-binding protein, whose protein sequence is MQLTRTVKFVSAALLALGAHAAQANKADNSLNIAFDAAPATLDAYKESDRPGLALARMVFSGLLQKNQDTGEFGPAIATGYKFVDDTTIELPIRRDVKFHDGSLLTIDDVLYTLNLVSSDAFKARFQNQVAWIAKAEKVGDDTVRIKMKTPYPLALEMLSENLPIYPRKYYEANQSDMGAKPIGTGPYRLTDSQPGSRYVYERFDDYFGPKPAVQKLVVRVLPDANTQYAELLSGGLDWIWRVPPDVAKRMEKTPSVTVKSSSIMRISYISLNPRFDDGKSPLAKQEVRQAINHAIDREAIRKALVGGASKVINTACNPAQFGCTTDVQSYKFDPARAKQLLAQAGYPNGITLDLVISAPPRSILDAAAAQMAQAGIKVNLVEQQYGTAMTNWREGKTAMLASNWGSYGIADAALSTSNFFRGGPDDQARNPEVIKLLEAADTSVDRDLRAKNYAAALKIVADQAYWVPLWNHSLNAVQAKGLNFSVDGDEFPRFYKASWN, encoded by the coding sequence ATGCAGCTAACCCGTACCGTGAAGTTCGTGAGCGCGGCGCTATTGGCGCTGGGCGCTCATGCCGCCCAGGCCAACAAGGCCGACAATTCCCTCAACATTGCGTTCGACGCGGCGCCCGCCACGCTGGACGCCTACAAGGAATCGGACCGTCCCGGCCTGGCGCTGGCGCGCATGGTCTTCTCGGGTCTGCTGCAAAAGAACCAGGACACGGGCGAATTCGGCCCGGCCATCGCCACGGGCTACAAGTTCGTGGACGACACCACCATCGAACTGCCCATTCGCCGCGACGTGAAGTTCCACGACGGCTCGCTCTTGACCATCGACGACGTGCTCTACACGCTGAACCTGGTGTCGTCGGACGCTTTCAAGGCACGCTTCCAGAACCAGGTGGCCTGGATTGCCAAGGCGGAAAAAGTCGGTGACGACACCGTGCGCATCAAGATGAAGACGCCCTACCCGCTGGCGCTGGAAATGCTGTCGGAAAACCTGCCGATCTATCCGCGCAAGTACTACGAGGCCAATCAGTCGGACATGGGCGCCAAGCCCATCGGCACGGGCCCGTATCGCCTGACCGACAGCCAGCCCGGCAGCCGCTATGTGTATGAACGCTTTGACGATTATTTCGGCCCCAAGCCCGCCGTGCAAAAGCTGGTGGTGCGCGTGCTGCCTGATGCCAACACCCAATACGCCGAGCTGCTGTCCGGCGGCCTGGACTGGATCTGGCGCGTGCCGCCCGACGTGGCCAAGCGCATGGAGAAAACGCCGTCGGTCACGGTGAAAAGCAGCAGCATCATGCGCATCAGCTATATCTCGCTGAACCCGCGCTTTGACGACGGCAAGTCGCCGCTGGCCAAGCAGGAAGTGCGCCAGGCCATCAACCACGCCATCGACCGCGAAGCCATCCGCAAAGCACTCGTGGGCGGCGCGTCCAAGGTGATCAACACGGCGTGCAACCCCGCGCAGTTCGGTTGCACGACCGACGTGCAGTCCTACAAGTTCGACCCGGCCCGCGCCAAGCAACTGCTGGCCCAAGCCGGCTACCCCAACGGCATCACGCTAGACCTGGTGATCTCGGCCCCGCCGCGCAGCATCCTGGACGCCGCCGCCGCCCAGATGGCGCAGGCCGGCATCAAGGTGAACCTGGTTGAGCAGCAATACGGCACCGCCATGACCAACTGGCGCGAAGGCAAGACCGCCATGCTGGCGTCCAACTGGGGTTCCTACGGCATTGCCGACGCGGCGCTGTCCACCAGCAACTTCTTCCGGGGCGGCCCGGATGACCAGGCGCGCAACCCGGAAGTCATCAAGCTTCTGGAAGCGGCCGACACGTCCGTTGACCGCGACCTGCGCGCCAAGAACTACGCGGCCGCGCTGAAGATCGTGGCCGACCAGGCGTACTGGGTGCCGTTGTGGAACCACTCGCTGAACGCCGTACAGGCCAAGGGCCTGAACTTTTCGGTGGATGGCGACGAGTTCCCGCGCTTCTACAAGGCCTCCTGGAACTAA
- a CDS encoding FadR/GntR family transcriptional regulator produces MTSLQAVASTRLYRMIADQIAARIKAGDFPAGGRLPAERELAEQLQVSRASVREALIALEIEGYVDVRVGTGVFVCQPREDGQYQDATPTAAADSVEATDIGPFDLLETRLLIEPECAALAAQKASPAQIAAIRAAHDGMSLTESPSVHDRAFHSAIGAACGNAALAAAISHIWHLSTLSPVFHRLEEHFVTTKVWIEAQKEHERILAAIVDRDPIRARHAMHDHLVGILARLREDFGNVGIR; encoded by the coding sequence ATGACTTCCTTACAGGCCGTAGCCTCAACCCGCCTTTACCGCATGATTGCCGACCAGATCGCCGCGCGCATCAAGGCCGGTGACTTTCCCGCGGGGGGCCGCCTGCCCGCCGAGCGCGAGCTGGCCGAGCAATTGCAAGTCAGCCGGGCGTCGGTACGGGAAGCCTTGATCGCCCTGGAAATCGAGGGCTATGTGGATGTGCGCGTGGGCACGGGCGTGTTTGTGTGCCAGCCGCGTGAAGACGGCCAGTATCAAGACGCGACCCCGACCGCCGCCGCCGACAGCGTCGAAGCCACCGACATCGGCCCCTTCGACCTCTTGGAAACGCGCTTGCTGATCGAGCCGGAATGCGCCGCCCTGGCCGCGCAAAAGGCCTCGCCCGCGCAGATTGCGGCCATCCGCGCCGCGCACGACGGCATGTCGCTGACCGAATCCCCCAGCGTGCACGACCGCGCCTTTCACAGCGCCATCGGCGCCGCTTGCGGCAACGCCGCGCTGGCCGCCGCCATTTCGCACATCTGGCACCTGAGCACCTTGAGCCCGGTGTTCCACCGCCTGGAAGAACACTTCGTGACCACCAAGGTGTGGATCGAAGCCCAGAAAGAACACGAACGCATCCTCGCGGCCATTGTCGACCGCGATCCCATCCGCGCGCGCCACGCCATGCACGACCACCTGGTCGGCATCCTGGCGCGCTTGCGGGAAGACTTCGGCAACGTTGGGATCCGATGA
- a CDS encoding alpha/beta hydrolase produces MSDASHTPTLAPEVLAAQALAQQHGVATPNVLTTPIAEFREKSRAYQQWLSQPAPPVGRVEEHRLDHLSVPATLRLYYPEGANDAPLPLYLHLHGGGFAHGDLESLDRWKREIAADAGIVTAGLSYALSPEARYPVALEQVLGALRWLRDQAPSLGLDASRLSVGGESAGGNLTLAALQRLRDEGDAFIKTGVVIYGMLSARDDTPSHDAYGDGRFGLSTEKLDWYWRQYVTDAAQLSDPGVAPLHADMNGLPPLILQAAALDPLLDDTLDLANKLFATGAAPMLVVYSGVPHSFIGMTRLLPQAQEARADMIHALKRNLAA; encoded by the coding sequence ATGAGCGACGCTTCCCACACCCCTACCCTTGCGCCCGAAGTCTTGGCCGCGCAGGCCTTGGCCCAGCAGCACGGCGTAGCCACGCCCAACGTGCTGACCACCCCCATCGCTGAATTCCGCGAAAAAAGCCGCGCCTACCAACAGTGGTTGAGCCAGCCCGCGCCCCCCGTTGGCCGCGTGGAGGAACATCGGCTGGACCATCTGTCCGTGCCCGCCACGCTGCGCCTGTACTACCCGGAAGGCGCGAATGACGCACCGCTGCCCTTGTACCTGCACCTGCATGGCGGCGGCTTCGCGCACGGCGACCTGGAATCACTGGACCGCTGGAAACGCGAGATCGCGGCCGATGCCGGCATCGTGACGGCGGGCCTGTCTTACGCCCTGTCGCCCGAAGCCCGCTACCCTGTCGCGCTGGAACAGGTGCTGGGCGCGCTGCGCTGGCTGCGCGACCAGGCGCCCTCCTTGGGCCTGGATGCGTCGCGCCTGTCGGTCGGCGGCGAATCCGCCGGCGGCAACCTCACGCTGGCCGCGCTGCAACGCCTGCGCGACGAGGGCGACGCCTTCATCAAGACCGGCGTCGTCATCTACGGCATGCTCTCCGCCCGCGACGACACGCCTTCACACGACGCCTATGGCGACGGACGCTTTGGCCTGTCCACGGAAAAGCTGGATTGGTATTGGCGGCAGTACGTTACCGACGCCGCGCAGTTAAGCGACCCCGGCGTCGCCCCACTGCATGCCGACATGAACGGCCTGCCGCCGCTGATCCTGCAAGCCGCCGCGCTGGACCCGCTGCTGGACGACACGCTGGATCTCGCCAACAAGCTCTTCGCCACCGGCGCGGCGCCCATGCTGGTCGTCTACTCCGGCGTGCCGCACAGCTTCATCGGCATGACGCGCCTGCTGCCGCAAGCACAAGAGGCGCGCGCAGACATGATCCACGCCTTGAAGCGCAACTTGGCCGCTTAG
- a CDS encoding DUF4202 domain-containing protein, with protein sequence MNDRLHQTLLRFDQYNGTDPNLFTWQGETCPQELFLAQKLHEWVLKLAPDAPLPLVLASRCQHIGRWEISRKSYPDGRVGYLTWRKALARHHAAVAEGILRETGYEDEVIDRVKTIVMKQGIKQDADVQTMENALCLVFLQYQYEAFHPAHGEKIVEILRKSLQKMDAAGHKWALTLPYSAAGTAYLEKALAA encoded by the coding sequence ATGAACGATCGCCTACACCAGACGCTGCTTCGGTTTGACCAGTACAACGGCACCGATCCGAATCTGTTTACCTGGCAGGGCGAGACCTGTCCGCAGGAACTGTTCCTGGCGCAGAAGCTGCATGAATGGGTGCTGAAGCTGGCGCCGGATGCGCCCTTGCCGCTGGTGCTGGCGTCGCGCTGCCAGCACATCGGGCGCTGGGAGATCAGCCGCAAGAGCTATCCCGATGGGCGCGTGGGCTATCTGACGTGGCGCAAGGCCTTGGCGCGGCACCATGCCGCCGTGGCGGAAGGCATCCTGCGCGAGACGGGCTACGAGGACGAGGTGATCGACCGCGTCAAGACCATCGTCATGAAGCAGGGCATCAAGCAGGACGCGGATGTGCAGACCATGGAAAACGCCTTGTGCCTGGTGTTCCTGCAATATCAGTACGAAGCCTTTCACCCGGCGCATGGCGAGAAGATCGTGGAGATCTTGCGGAAGTCTTTGCAGAAGATGGACGCGGCGGGCCACAAGTGGGCGCTGACCTTGCCATATAGCGCGGCGGGGACGGCCTACCTGGAAAAGGCGTTGGCGGCGTAA
- a CDS encoding ProQ/FinO family protein, with the protein MGLEQLAAIRALITKQAPEEPTPKKDARPQGGGKGPRPPGGGKGPRPQGGEKNARSQSGDKGQRPQRERRESPVDPVVVAISRLQRQFPKAFPKNPAPKLPLKLGVLGDLIQHAQALQLDEAQIKEAVKTWCDGRRYWACMVEDAPRVDLNGEPSGAVTANEAKHAKRMASRSASKNAAARNKAKKEAAAAAASGEAPAANAAADVAASASAAVAAPVSAPVTAPVQSAPQAPAESSPDSSVASSTASSASSESESSADKPTEISADSASVDTPASSSDASAKAADDTTTDKPA; encoded by the coding sequence ATGGGACTAGAACAGTTAGCCGCGATCCGGGCCTTGATCACCAAGCAGGCGCCTGAAGAGCCTACCCCCAAGAAAGACGCGCGTCCGCAAGGCGGCGGCAAAGGACCTCGCCCGCCTGGTGGCGGCAAGGGCCCGCGCCCGCAAGGCGGTGAGAAGAACGCTCGCTCGCAAAGCGGCGACAAGGGTCAGCGCCCGCAGCGCGAACGCCGCGAATCGCCGGTGGACCCGGTCGTGGTCGCGATCTCGCGCCTGCAACGCCAGTTTCCCAAGGCCTTCCCCAAGAATCCCGCCCCGAAGCTGCCGCTCAAGCTGGGCGTGCTGGGCGACTTGATCCAGCATGCCCAAGCCCTGCAACTGGACGAGGCGCAGATCAAGGAAGCGGTCAAGACCTGGTGTGATGGCCGCCGCTACTGGGCCTGCATGGTGGAAGACGCCCCGCGCGTGGACCTGAACGGCGAACCCTCGGGCGCCGTCACCGCCAACGAAGCCAAGCATGCCAAGCGCATGGCCTCGCGCAGCGCGTCCAAGAACGCCGCCGCGCGCAACAAGGCCAAAAAGGAAGCGGCGGCTGCCGCTGCCTCTGGCGAAGCGCCTGCCGCGAATGCGGCCGCTGACGTCGCCGCTTCGGCCTCTGCTGCCGTCGCTGCTCCGGTCTCGGCGCCTGTCACGGCGCCGGTCCAGTCGGCACCGCAAGCGCCGGCTGAGTCATCGCCCGACTCGTCGGTTGCATCTTCAACTGCATCTTCGGCTTCGTCTGAGTCTGAGTCTTCGGCTGACAAGCCCACGGAAATCTCTGCTGACTCGGCATCCGTCGACACGCCGGCTTCGTCCAGCGACGCATCCGCCAAGGCTGCCGACGATACGACCACCGACAAGCCTGCGTAG
- a CDS encoding metallophosphoesterase, protein MFHVFTGLISLYVIWRFVLPLYLSKPAKLLLSALLIAIAEHHLVTRHFFGSMASPEIPATLIMLLGWLFGGLLLLAMLLLVRDVAGVAVYAVSRARGRRLLGARRWGATAAVLAMALSAIGVWQAVRVPDVKTLEIALPKLPPELDGFRLVQLTDLHASRLLEAPWMQAVVDKTNGLKPDLIVITGDLVDGTTDARAADVLPLQALRARHGVYAIPGNHEYYAEYRRWLPAFEHLGLRLLLNEHVTLMPDGQRLVLAGVTDKMAAAYGEDVPDVTRALDGVPATDPVILLSHRPIGAALNARAGAGLQLSGHTHGGQILGPHLLTQLVNEGYVSGEYDVDGMHLYVSNGAGLWPGFPIRLGRPSEITQIVLRSPAKATPQ, encoded by the coding sequence GTGTTCCATGTCTTCACGGGACTGATCAGTCTCTACGTCATCTGGCGTTTCGTCCTGCCCCTGTATTTATCCAAACCGGCCAAGCTGCTGCTGTCCGCCTTGCTGATTGCCATTGCCGAACACCATCTGGTGACGCGCCACTTCTTCGGCTCGATGGCTTCTCCCGAGATTCCCGCCACGCTGATCATGTTGCTGGGCTGGCTCTTCGGCGGGCTGCTCTTGCTGGCCATGCTGCTGCTGGTGCGCGACGTGGCGGGCGTGGCGGTTTACGCCGTGTCACGCGCGCGCGGCCGGCGCTTGCTGGGCGCGCGCCGCTGGGGCGCCACCGCCGCCGTGCTGGCCATGGCGCTGTCAGCCATCGGCGTGTGGCAGGCCGTGCGCGTGCCCGATGTGAAGACGCTTGAAATCGCCTTGCCCAAGCTGCCGCCTGAGCTGGATGGGTTTCGGCTGGTGCAACTGACCGACCTGCACGCCAGTCGGCTGCTGGAAGCGCCCTGGATGCAGGCCGTGGTCGACAAGACCAACGGCTTGAAGCCTGACCTGATCGTGATCACGGGCGATCTGGTCGACGGCACCACCGACGCCCGCGCGGCCGATGTGCTGCCGCTGCAGGCGCTGCGCGCCCGCCATGGCGTCTACGCCATCCCCGGCAACCACGAGTACTACGCGGAGTACCGACGCTGGCTGCCCGCGTTTGAACACCTGGGCCTGCGCCTGTTGCTGAACGAGCACGTGACCTTGATGCCCGACGGCCAGCGCCTGGTGCTGGCCGGCGTCACGGACAAAATGGCGGCCGCCTACGGCGAGGACGTGCCGGATGTGACGCGCGCGCTGGACGGCGTGCCGGCGACGGACCCGGTCATCCTGCTGAGCCATCGCCCCATCGGCGCGGCGTTGAACGCCCGGGCCGGAGCCGGGCTGCAACTGTCCGGCCATACGCATGGCGGGCAGATTCTGGGGCCGCACCTGCTGACGCAACTGGTTAACGAAGGCTATGTATCGGGCGAGTACGACGTGGACGGCATGCACCTGTACGTCAGCAACGGCGCCGGGCTCTGGCCAGGATTCCCGATCCGCCTGGGCCGCCCCTCGGAAATCACGCAGATCGTGCTGCGTTCGCCTGCCAAGGCCACGCCGCAATAA
- the fhuE gene encoding ferric-rhodotorulic acid/ferric-coprogen receptor FhuE, translating to MQAARPQRRKPRIHSVDQPGLPLRRTSVLVLMALACAGAAAQDSAVATLPTVQVVGEGDPTTTEGTGSYTPRATAAGTGLPLTLRETPQSVTVVTRQRMEDENMLSLADVMASTPGISVQNYDSERYSFSSRGFAITNYLYDGVPTDFDTGYAGGESSIDPIIYDRVEVVRGATGLLTGSGNPSASINLVRKHATSREFKADVSVSAGNWDTYRGTLDLSTPLNKSGSVRGRIVSAYQDNHSYLDGYQNKKKIFYGVVDADLTSRTTFSAGFNYQDNDPQRSSWGGFPLWYADGGRTDWKRSLNTGADWSSWASTTSGGFASLEHRFDNDWRVQAVASHSKHEMDGKLLYLYGWPDRETGLGVNGSPAWYVGDRKQNSLDLKASGPFTAFGRRHEAVVGASFTRQYADFDYRSALDAAPVGNFFNWDGSYPEPQWSDTAVTASRYTTKQSGWYGALRLNLADPLKLIVGGRYSTWKTDSVGFGGGNRTAFDKDAFIPYAGLLYDINETYTAYVSYTGIFNPQSYQDRNGSWLDPLEGKSYEAGIKGEFLEGRLNASAAIFQVEQDNVAQTDPGYLVPGSINQAYRAAQGTRSRGFDLEMSGEVTPGWNVAAGWSHWTARDGDGAPIQTDQPRSLVRLFTTYQLPGDWNRLTVGGGVNWQSGVYTIASGPNGDERVSQGSYAITNLMARYRFNRNLSAQLNVNNVFDRKYYSQVGFYSQGAWGAGTSAMLTMRYQY from the coding sequence ATGCAAGCAGCCAGGCCGCAGCGCCGCAAACCCCGTATTCACTCTGTTGATCAGCCAGGCTTGCCTCTACGCCGCACCTCCGTCCTGGTGCTGATGGCGCTGGCTTGCGCCGGTGCGGCCGCGCAGGACAGCGCCGTGGCAACCTTGCCCACCGTGCAGGTCGTGGGCGAGGGCGACCCGACCACGACGGAAGGGACGGGGTCCTACACGCCGCGCGCCACGGCCGCCGGCACGGGCCTGCCGCTGACGTTGCGCGAGACACCGCAGTCGGTCACGGTGGTGACGCGCCAGCGCATGGAAGACGAAAACATGTTGTCCCTGGCCGACGTCATGGCCAGCACGCCCGGCATCTCGGTGCAGAACTACGACAGCGAGCGTTATTCATTCAGCTCGCGCGGTTTCGCCATTACCAATTACCTGTACGACGGCGTACCCACCGACTTCGACACGGGCTATGCAGGCGGCGAATCGTCCATCGACCCCATCATCTATGACCGCGTGGAAGTCGTGCGGGGCGCCACCGGCCTGTTGACGGGCTCGGGCAATCCGTCGGCATCCATCAACCTGGTGCGCAAACACGCCACCAGCCGCGAATTCAAGGCCGATGTCAGCGTCAGCGCCGGCAATTGGGACACGTATCGCGGCACGCTGGACCTGTCCACGCCGCTGAACAAATCCGGCAGCGTGCGCGGCCGCATCGTGTCGGCCTACCAGGACAACCATTCGTACCTGGACGGCTATCAGAACAAGAAAAAGATCTTCTACGGCGTGGTGGACGCGGACCTGACCTCGCGCACCACCTTCAGCGCGGGCTTCAACTACCAGGACAATGACCCGCAGCGCAGCAGTTGGGGCGGCTTTCCGCTGTGGTACGCGGACGGCGGGCGCACTGACTGGAAGCGGTCGTTGAATACCGGCGCGGACTGGAGTTCCTGGGCCAGCACCACCTCGGGCGGCTTCGCCAGCCTGGAACACCGCTTTGACAACGACTGGCGCGTGCAGGCCGTGGCGTCTCATTCCAAGCACGAAATGGATGGCAAGCTGCTGTACCTGTACGGTTGGCCCGATCGCGAAACCGGCTTGGGCGTGAATGGATCGCCCGCCTGGTACGTGGGCGATCGCAAGCAGAACAGCCTGGACCTGAAGGCCTCCGGCCCGTTCACCGCATTCGGCCGCCGCCATGAAGCGGTGGTGGGCGCCAGCTTCACCCGGCAATACGCGGACTTCGATTACCGCTCGGCGCTGGACGCCGCGCCGGTAGGCAACTTCTTCAACTGGGATGGCTCGTATCCCGAACCGCAATGGAGCGACACCGCCGTCACCGCCAGCCGCTACACCACCAAGCAAAGCGGCTGGTACGGCGCGCTGCGCCTTAACCTGGCCGACCCCCTGAAGCTGATCGTGGGCGGGCGCTACAGCACGTGGAAGACGGACTCGGTGGGCTTTGGCGGCGGCAACCGCACGGCCTTCGACAAGGACGCCTTCATTCCCTACGCGGGCTTGCTGTACGACATCAACGAGACCTACACGGCCTACGTCAGCTACACCGGCATCTTCAACCCGCAAAGCTACCAGGACCGCAACGGCAGTTGGCTGGACCCGCTGGAAGGCAAGTCCTATGAAGCCGGTATCAAGGGCGAATTCCTGGAAGGCCGGCTGAACGCCAGCGCCGCGATTTTTCAAGTCGAGCAGGACAACGTCGCTCAGACCGATCCGGGTTACTTGGTGCCGGGTTCGATCAACCAGGCGTACCGGGCCGCACAAGGTACGCGCAGCCGTGGCTTCGACCTGGAGATGTCGGGTGAAGTGACGCCGGGCTGGAACGTGGCGGCCGGTTGGTCGCATTGGACGGCCCGCGATGGTGACGGCGCCCCCATCCAGACCGACCAGCCGCGCTCGCTGGTGCGCCTGTTCACCACCTACCAGTTGCCGGGCGATTGGAACCGCCTGACGGTGGGCGGCGGCGTCAACTGGCAAAGCGGGGTGTACACGATTGCCAGCGGCCCCAATGGCGATGAACGCGTCAGCCAGGGCAGCTACGCCATCACCAACCTGATGGCGCGCTATCGCTTCAACCGCAACCTGTCGGCGCAGTTGAATGTGAACAACGTGTTTGATCGCAAGTACTACAGCCAGGTCGGCTTCTACAGCCAGGGGGCCTGGGGCGCGGGCACCAGCGCGATGTTGACGATGCGCTATCAGTACTAA